Genomic segment of Microbacterium sp. BH-3-3-3:
CTCGTGGCCGACGAGGGAAACGCCGCCACCGAACTCATCGACGACGGCGTCAACGGCATCGTCGCCCCCTCCATCCGACCCGACGACCTCGCCCGGGCGATCCGGGCCGTCGCCGACGGGGGTGACGACCTGCGCCGCACCTCGCGCGCCTGGTACGACACCGCCGTGGGCACCCGCACCATCCGCCGCACCGTGGAAGGGATCCTCTCGGCACTGCCGCTGCCGACCCCCGCCGCGGTGAAGACGAAAGAAGACACCCCGTGACCACTCCCGACTCGACGGACGTCGAGCTGACGATCCTCATGCCGTGCCTCAACGAGGCCGAGACGCTGGAGGTCTGCATCCGCAAGGCGCAGGGCTTCCTCGCCCGCAGCGGCATCCGGGGCGAGGTGCTGATCTCCGACAACGGCAGCACCGACGGCTCGCAGGCCCTCGCCGAGCGCCTGGGCGCCCGCGTCTCGCACGCGCCGCGGCGCGGCTACGGTGCGGCCCTCATCAACGGTATCGAGACCGCGCGCGGGCAGTACGTCATCATGGCCGACGCCGACGACAGCTACGACTTCGAGAACCTCGAGCCGTTCGTCGAGCGCCTGCGCGCCGGAGCCGACCTGGTGATGGGCAACCGGTTCCTCGGCGGCATCGCCCCGGGCGCCATGCCGCCGCTGCACAAGTACCTCGGCAACCCGGTCCTGTCGTTCATCGGGCAGCTGTTCTTCCGACCGGGCATCCGCGACTTCCACTGCGGCCTGCGCGGCTTCAACCGCGCGCGCATCCGCGAGCTCGACCTGCAGACCACGGGGATGGAGTTCGCCTCCGAGATGGTCGTGCGCGCGTCGCTCGCGCGGTACCGCATCGAAGAGGTACCCACCACGCTGAAGAAGGACGGGCGTTCGCGTCCTCCCCACCTGCGCAGCTGGCACGACGGCTGGCGCCACCTGCGGTTCCTGCTGCTGTTCGCCCCGCGCTGGCTCTTCGTCTACCCGGGCCTGGTGGCGTTCTTCCTGGGTGCCATCACCGTCGGCGTCCTGTCGTTCGGCGGCATCGAGATCGCCGGGGTCGGGTTCGACGTGACGACCATGGTCTATGCGAGCGCGCTGTGCGTGACGGGGTTCCAATCGCTGCTGTTCTTCTGGCTGACCAAGCTCTACGCCACGCAAGAGGGCTTCCTCCCCACCAGTGAGCGGTATCGGCGGATCGTGGCGAGGTGGTCCGCCGAGCGCGGGCTCCTCATCGGCGTCGGCCTGTTCCTGCTCGGCATCGTGATCGCCATCGTGCAGGTCTCGCTGTGGGGCAGCCTCGACTTCGGCACCCAGAACGCTGCCCAGGCGGTGCGCATCGCCGTGCCCAGCGCGCTGACGATCGTCCTGGGCTTCCAGACGGTGATGATGAGCTTCTTCTCGGGCGTGCTCACCACGCCCCGGCGCGAGCAGCGCCCCGAAGCCGTCATCGAGAGCTGATGGCCGACCGACGCATCCTCGTCGATCTGCTCGGCTTCACCGGGTCGCGCGGAGGCACCGAGACGTATGTGCGCGAGCTTCTGCCGCGCCTGGCGGAGCGCCTGCCGCACGTGCGCTTCGCCGCCCTGACGGGCCGCGTCGGCGCCGAGCGCGTGTCGTCGTTCTTCCCGGGGCACGTGCAGACGGTGCCGTGGGTGGGCGCTGACCCCGCGACGTGGGCGCTGGGTGCGGTCGCCGCCACCGGCCCCGTCGCCCGTCGCGGCCGCGCCGACCTCGTGTGGGCGCCGGCGAATTTCGGTCCGGTGTTCCGCGGTGTCCCGCGCGTGGTGACCGTGCACGACGCCATCTACGACGAAGTGCCGGGCGGCCTGGCCCAGCGGGCGCAGCGCGCGGTGACCTCCACGCTCATGCGCCGGTCGGCCCGCACGGCCGACCGCGTCCTCACCGTCTCGCACGCGGCCGCGGCCAGCATCTCGGCGCACCTCGACGTCGACGCCACGCGCATCGACGTCGTGCACAACGGCAGCACCGCACCGCGTCCGGTCGCCGATCCCGCCGGCATCCTGGCGCCGCTCGGCCTGCCCGCTGACCGGCCGATCGTGCTGAGCGTGGGCAACCGCATGCCCCACAAGAACTTCCCCGGTCTGCTCGCCGCCTGCGCCACCATCGACCCGGCCGTGCGCCCCGTCGTGGTCGTCGCGGGCAGCCGCCTGCCCGACCCGCTCGCCGAAGACGTGCGGCGACTCGGCCTCGAGCGCGACGTGGTGCTGCCCGGGTGGGTCAGCGACGATCAGCTCGAGGCGCTGTTCCAGGTCGCCGACCTGTACGCGTGCCCCTCGCTGGTCGAGGGCTTCGGGCTGCCGGTGGTCGATGCGCTGCGGCGCGGCGTCGCCGTGCTCGCCCACGACGTGCCCGTGCTGCGCGAGGTCGGCGGCGACGCCGCCCGGTACGCCGATGCGACGGATGCCGCCGCCTTCGGCGCCGCGATCACCTCCGCGCTGACGACGCCGCCGGATGCCGCCATGCGGGCCGACGCACAGCGGTGGGCGTCGCGCTTCACGTGGGACGACGCGGCCGACGCCACCGCCGAGGTGCTGGATCGCACGCGCGGGGAGCGACGACGGTGAAGGTCCTGCTCGCGCGCCTGATCGGCTTCGGCACCGCCCCGATGATCGTCGCGGTCGTACCGCTGCTCGTGCTGCCGATCGCGGCGCGCATCCAGGGCGCCGAGGGATGGGCGGCGATCGGAACGGGTCAGGCGCTCGGCAGCCTGTTGGCGATGATCTCGAGCTACGGCTGGAACGTCGCCGGCGGCGCCCGGATCGCGATGGCCGAGCACGACGAGGCGCGTCGCGACGTCTACGCGCACAGCTTCTGGTCGCGTCTGGCCGTCTTCGCCGTCGTCGGCGGCGTGACGGCCGCGATCGCCGCGGCCCTCGTCGGCGGGGCGTTCGGCGGGGTGGCCGCTCTCGTGGTGCTCGCGACGGGGCTCACCGGCCTGACGATGTCGTGGTACGCCGTCGGCACCGGCCGGGCGCGGATGGTGCTGTGGTTCGAGGCGATCCCCATGGCCGTGTTCACGGCCGCGAGCGCCGCGATCATGCAGCTCACCGGTCAGCTGGTGGCGTATCCGCTCATGATGATCGCGGGCGTGCTCGTCGGTCTCGCCGCGCTGCACGTGCACATGTACGGCCGCGTGGTCCCCCCGTTCCACGTCGGCGGCATCGGACGCAGCTTCCGCGAGAACCTGCCCCTCGCCAGCGCCGACGGCCTCGGCGGCAGCTACACCACCGCGCCGGTGCCGATCGCGCAGGGGGTCGTGGGCACGCAGGCCGCGGCCGAACTCACCTCGGCCGACAAGCTGTACCGGGTCGGCCTCACGGCCATCCTCATCGTGGGCAACACCCTGCAGAAGTGGGTGCTCGAAGCCTCGTGGGAGGCCGGCCGCACCCGCCGCCACCTCGTCGCGCTCGCGCTGCACCTCGTGGTCGGCGTGATCGGCCTGCTGGTGCTCGTGCTGCTCGGACCCTGGCTCACGGCGGCGTTCCTCGGCGAGGCGGTGGCCCCTCCGGCATCCATGTTCCCCGCCTACGGCGTGACGTACCTGATCATCTCGCTGACGACGCCGCTCATCCGCAACGTCCTGGTGCCGGCGGGCCGCAACCGCGTCGTGCTGCTGGCGATCGTCGCTTCGGCGAGCGTCGGCCTTCCGGCCATGTTCGTGCTCGGCGCGACCCTCGGCGCGACCGCGATCGTCTGGGGTCTGGCCGTGTCGGAGGTCGTGGTGCTCACGGTCGTCGGCATCGCCGCGACCCGCGAGATCCGCGCGCAGCGCAGGCTCCTCACCCGCGGCTGAGGGCACGGCCCGGGCAGACGCACCGACCGCGGCGGCTCAGCGCGCGGCGTTCCCGCGCCGACCGCCCGTGACGCTCCAGAGCGCCGCCCCGAGCAGATGAACGACGGCGGTGCGCGGGGTCGTCTCCGAGCGACGGACGGCCCCGAGAACGGCGCGCACCGTCGCCCCGGCCCGCCGGCGACGGCCGAAGGCGGCGGCGAGCCCGCGCGCGACGGGGGTGTCGACCCGAGCGCGCAGAGCGTCGGTCATGGCTTCGGCCCAGCCGGCGTTGACGACGTAGAGCGAGCGGGCGAGGGCGCGCGGGCCTCCGCCCTCGGCGGCGAGCGCCGCGCGGCGTCGTCTCAGCGTCTCGCGCCAGCCGAGGCGCGCGGCATCGGCCTCGCCGAGCACGTTGGCGGTGTGCTGCACGTAGTCCTGCACGACCCGGTCGACCACGCGGGTGCCGTCGGTCGCGGCGGCGCACACGGCCAGCCAGTGATCGTGTACCTGCGCGGGTCCGGGGAGGGCGGGGAAGGGCAGGGCCACGTCGAGCAGCGACCGGCGCAGAACGCAGAGGGCGCCCGAGAACTGGTTCTCCAGCACCAGCGAGGTCGCGTCCACCTCGCGCCGCGCCGTGGATGCCGTGACCACCACGCCCTCCGGATACGTCACCACGCGCGCCTGCCCGCTGACGAGCGCCGCGTCCTGCAGCGCCGGCACGAGGGTGGCGAGCTTGTCCGGCATCCAGACGTCGTCCTGATCGCTCAGCGCGACCCACGCGGCGTCGGCGGGCACCGCGGCCAGTCCGCGTTCGAAGTTGCGGTAGAAGCCGACACGCTCCTCGAACCCGATGACCTCGAACCTGTCGTCGTCGCCGACGGCGTCGATCATCTGCGCGCGCACCGCGTCGGAGCCGCCGTCGGCGACGACGAGGCAGCGGAACGCGCCGAGCGTCTGCGCCTGGAGCGAGCGCAGCTGCCGGGCGAACAGCTCCGCCGGGGGCCGGTACGCCGCCAGCACGATGTACCCCTCGATCGGGGCGGCGGCGGGGTCGGTGGGGGTCATGGGCGGGTGCGCCGGGGAGGCGGTCCCATCGTACCGACCCGGGTCGACCACGGGTGCGGTCGTACACTGGGGGCTCATCCCCCGTGCTGCCCTCCGGGTGCCGGTGTCCGAACGAAAGGCCGGTCGCGCATGAGTGCCGATCCCGAGATCGACATCGTGATCCCCGTGTACGGGGGCTGGGACTTCGTGCGCACGTGCGTGCGCGCGGCGCTGGACCAGAGCGTCGCGGCACGCGTCATCGTCGTCGACGACCGCTCGCCCGACGACACCGCCGACCGCATCGAGCAGGCTTTCCCCGAGGTCACGCTGCTGCGCAACGAGGTCAACCTCGGCTTCGCCCGCACGTGCAACGTGGGCATGGCGGCGGGAGACGCACGCCTGGTCATGCTCGTCAACAGCGACGTCGTGCTCGAGCCCGGCGCGGTCGCTGCGGCGATCACCGCGCTGCCCGACGACCCGGCATCCCGCATCGGCAGCGCCGCGACCCTGCTGCTCGCCCCCGACGGCTCGGTCGACTCGTACGGCATCGTCGCCGACGTCACCGGCGCCGGCTTCGTGCGCTTCCACGGCGCGCCCCTCTCGGCGGTGCACGCCAGCGTTCCGCCCGTGCTCGGTCCGTACGGCGCGGTCGCGGTCTACCGCCGCGCCGCGCTCGACGAGGTGGGCACGTTCGACACGAACATCTTCATGTACGGCGAAGAGCTCGACCTGGCCTTCCGCCTGCGCGCGGCGCGCTGGGGCTGCGTCGCGATCACCGAGCCGGTGGGCACGCACCTCGGCGGGGCGAGCGCGGGCACCGAGTCGGAGCGCCAGCGCCGGTTGTCGGGGTTCGCCCGCGGCTACCTGCTGCGCAAGTACGGCGTGCTGCGTTCGCGGTGGGGACTGCGTGCCGTCGCCGTCGAAGCGGTGGTGTCGGTCGCGCGCCTCGTGCTGCGGCGCGACCTGGTGTCGCTGCGCGGCCGCATCGAGGGGTGGCGCCGCGGTGCGCGGGCGCCCCGACTCCCCCTGCCGCTCGACGCCGTCGACGCGACGATCGATCTGCGCACCTCGCTGCGCATGCGCGGCGACGGCTACTGGGTCGAGCGCGCCTGACCCCGTCGGCCGCACCGCCGGTCGCTCCGTAAAATCGGACGCATGCTGTCCGCTCTCCGTTCGCGCGTGCGCGCCGCGCGCGACCTCGCTCCCCTGCGCCCCCTGGTCGCGCGCCTCGACCGCGTCTGGTGGGCGCGCGTCATCCGGCGGGCGGGCATCGTCGACCTCGACTACGTCCGCGCGCAGACGGGTTCGCCGCTCTCCGAGGCCGCCGCCGTGCGCCGCTACGTGAACGGCGGATACCGCGACGGCCTGCGCCTGTCTCCGCTGTTCGTCGACACCGCGGTCGGCGACCACCTCCCCGAGGCGTGGCGCGTTCCCGCGCTGTACGCCTATCTCGTCGCCGACCCGCGAGGTCTGCAGGTGAGCCCCCTGTGGGATGCCGTCGCGTACGGCACCCGTCATCCCGACGCGTGGGACGCCCCGGGAGGACCGGTCGGACACGCCTGGCGCCGGCGCGAGGCCCACTCGCTGCCCTACGGCCCCGCGGCGGAACCCGCGGTCGCGACGTGGTCCGAGCTGTCGCGCACGATCACCGCGGCGGCGTCTCGCGCCCGCGTCGGCGGAGAGGTCGCCGCGACGGCGGGTCGCACTCCCCTCTCCCGAGAGCTGCTGCTCGCCCTCGGCCCCGAGGAGTGGGACTTCGACGAGTCGATCGCCGAGGCCGTGCGCTTCGCCGACGTCGACGGTCAGGGCGTGGCGATCGCCGTGCTCGACGACCGCCCCGAGGACTGGACGCTCGCGTCGATCATGGCCGCGTCGCACCCGCGCGTCCGCATCGGTCGGCGACGGCACGACGACGCCGCGCGCGCCCTCGACGAGCTCGTGCAGACCTCGACGGCCGAGGTGCTGGTGCTGCGGGGCCCGAACGAAACGCTGACCGCCGCCGACGCGGTGGTCCTGGCGGCACGCGTCGCCGCGGAACCGTCGGGAACGGTCGTCGCCCCGGTCTGGCGCGACGGCGACGGCACGATCGCCGCGGTCGGAGCGACCTCCGAGGGGCGGTTCCTGGCCGGGCACCCCGTCGAGGATCTCACCGCCCTCTCCCCCGCCACGATGCTCGAGGTCCCGGCCCTGGCGGGCCTCACCGTCGCCGTCCGTCGCGCCGACATCGACACCGCGCTGCGGGGCCCGGATGCCGCGGGACGCCTCGGCACGCGCGCGCTCGTCGCCCTCGACCTCGAGACGCGTACGCGCTCGCGCGTCGCCGACCCCACCGCGCCGACCCCGGATGCCGGCTCCCGCACTCCCGGATCCGCCGGCCGCGAGGCGGTGTCCGCCGACGCGCCGCGTCCTCTCGCCGGTGCCGACGACCTCCTCCGCCGCGCGGGGTGGGAGCGCACGCGCTCCGGTCCGCTCCCCCGGGTGCGGCGCCCCCGGCGCACGATCGAACTCGCCGACGGCACCGAGGTCCCCGTGCTGCGCTGGGCCCTGCGGACCGCGACACCGGTCGGCGTGCGAGCCGAGGGATGGGGCGACACGCACTTCGCCCGCGCCCTGGCCGGGGCACTCCGCCGGCTGGGGCAGGAGGTCGTG
This window contains:
- a CDS encoding glycosyltransferase family 2 protein, which translates into the protein MTTPDSTDVELTILMPCLNEAETLEVCIRKAQGFLARSGIRGEVLISDNGSTDGSQALAERLGARVSHAPRRGYGAALINGIETARGQYVIMADADDSYDFENLEPFVERLRAGADLVMGNRFLGGIAPGAMPPLHKYLGNPVLSFIGQLFFRPGIRDFHCGLRGFNRARIRELDLQTTGMEFASEMVVRASLARYRIEEVPTTLKKDGRSRPPHLRSWHDGWRHLRFLLLFAPRWLFVYPGLVAFFLGAITVGVLSFGGIEIAGVGFDVTTMVYASALCVTGFQSLLFFWLTKLYATQEGFLPTSERYRRIVARWSAERGLLIGVGLFLLGIVIAIVQVSLWGSLDFGTQNAAQAVRIAVPSALTIVLGFQTVMMSFFSGVLTTPRREQRPEAVIES
- a CDS encoding glycosyltransferase family 1 protein, with amino-acid sequence MADRRILVDLLGFTGSRGGTETYVRELLPRLAERLPHVRFAALTGRVGAERVSSFFPGHVQTVPWVGADPATWALGAVAATGPVARRGRADLVWAPANFGPVFRGVPRVVTVHDAIYDEVPGGLAQRAQRAVTSTLMRRSARTADRVLTVSHAAAASISAHLDVDATRIDVVHNGSTAPRPVADPAGILAPLGLPADRPIVLSVGNRMPHKNFPGLLAACATIDPAVRPVVVVAGSRLPDPLAEDVRRLGLERDVVLPGWVSDDQLEALFQVADLYACPSLVEGFGLPVVDALRRGVAVLAHDVPVLREVGGDAARYADATDAAAFGAAITSALTTPPDAAMRADAQRWASRFTWDDAADATAEVLDRTRGERRR
- a CDS encoding lipopolysaccharide biosynthesis protein, whose amino-acid sequence is MKVLLARLIGFGTAPMIVAVVPLLVLPIAARIQGAEGWAAIGTGQALGSLLAMISSYGWNVAGGARIAMAEHDEARRDVYAHSFWSRLAVFAVVGGVTAAIAAALVGGAFGGVAALVVLATGLTGLTMSWYAVGTGRARMVLWFEAIPMAVFTAASAAIMQLTGQLVAYPLMMIAGVLVGLAALHVHMYGRVVPPFHVGGIGRSFRENLPLASADGLGGSYTTAPVPIAQGVVGTQAAAELTSADKLYRVGLTAILIVGNTLQKWVLEASWEAGRTRRHLVALALHLVVGVIGLLVLVLLGPWLTAAFLGEAVAPPASMFPAYGVTYLIISLTTPLIRNVLVPAGRNRVVLLAIVASASVGLPAMFVLGATLGATAIVWGLAVSEVVVLTVVGIAATREIRAQRRLLTRG
- a CDS encoding glycosyltransferase: MTPTDPAAAPIEGYIVLAAYRPPAELFARQLRSLQAQTLGAFRCLVVADGGSDAVRAQMIDAVGDDDRFEVIGFEERVGFYRNFERGLAAVPADAAWVALSDQDDVWMPDKLATLVPALQDAALVSGQARVVTYPEGVVVTASTARREVDATSLVLENQFSGALCVLRRSLLDVALPFPALPGPAQVHDHWLAVCAAATDGTRVVDRVVQDYVQHTANVLGEADAARLGWRETLRRRRAALAAEGGGPRALARSLYVVNAGWAEAMTDALRARVDTPVARGLAAAFGRRRRAGATVRAVLGAVRRSETTPRTAVVHLLGAALWSVTGGRRGNAAR
- a CDS encoding glycosyltransferase family 2 protein; the encoded protein is MSADPEIDIVIPVYGGWDFVRTCVRAALDQSVAARVIVVDDRSPDDTADRIEQAFPEVTLLRNEVNLGFARTCNVGMAAGDARLVMLVNSDVVLEPGAVAAAITALPDDPASRIGSAATLLLAPDGSVDSYGIVADVTGAGFVRFHGAPLSAVHASVPPVLGPYGAVAVYRRAALDEVGTFDTNIFMYGEELDLAFRLRAARWGCVAITEPVGTHLGGASAGTESERQRRLSGFARGYLLRKYGVLRSRWGLRAVAVEAVVSVARLVLRRDLVSLRGRIEGWRRGARAPRLPLPLDAVDATIDLRTSLRMRGDGYWVERA
- a CDS encoding glycosyltransferase, with the protein product MLSALRSRVRAARDLAPLRPLVARLDRVWWARVIRRAGIVDLDYVRAQTGSPLSEAAAVRRYVNGGYRDGLRLSPLFVDTAVGDHLPEAWRVPALYAYLVADPRGLQVSPLWDAVAYGTRHPDAWDAPGGPVGHAWRRREAHSLPYGPAAEPAVATWSELSRTITAAASRARVGGEVAATAGRTPLSRELLLALGPEEWDFDESIAEAVRFADVDGQGVAIAVLDDRPEDWTLASIMAASHPRVRIGRRRHDDAARALDELVQTSTAEVLVLRGPNETLTAADAVVLAARVAAEPSGTVVAPVWRDGDGTIAAVGATSEGRFLAGHPVEDLTALSPATMLEVPALAGLTVAVRRADIDTALRGPDAAGRLGTRALVALDLETRTRSRVADPTAPTPDAGSRTPGSAGREAVSADAPRPLAGADDLLRRAGWERTRSGPLPRVRRPRRTIELADGTEVPVLRWALRTATPVGVRAEGWGDTHFARALAGALRRLGQEVVIDSYAARTRSTRHLDDVTVALRGPEPLEASPFGVSLLWVISHPDEITATDVAGFDRVFAASAPWAAATGAKLGVAITPLLQCTDATRFRPEGRERGDDILFVGTARGILRPSIVEPIRAGIPVTVIGPDWRGWIPASHIRATGVSNDDLPGLYESAGVVLNDHWPAMQQRGFIGNRLFDVVAAGGRAISDRVEGIDELFGGAVATYDEVPELIRMLSGNLDAVFPDAEALAAAGARVRAEHSFDARARTLLDAAVRAWEAQPRR